DNA sequence from the bacterium genome:
ACCCTGAGAAGGGGCGATGAATTTGCTTTAATATGAAGGTCAGAAGCCTCCTTCTTTAGCATCAACTCAAGAAGCTTTTCAATAATCATTTTATTATTTTAATGCTTTTTCTAATAAAATATACCTTAAAAGAAAAGATTTTGTCTAGTATTATTTTTTAGAAAATATTACCATTTTTAAAAATTAAATCTTGACAGGGCTTTCAAATAATTATAAATTCTTTTGAAAAGTTTATGAAAAAAAACCTAAATTTACATCTTGTTATTTTTGTTCTTCTTTTGACAGGAATTGGCATTATTACCCTTTATAGCACAACATCTACATGGAAAGATGTCTTGTGGAAAAAACAGCTAATTTGGGCAATTATTGGAATAATTTTATGCCTCCTCATGACCTTAATTGACTATTCAATCCTTAAAATAAAGGGCTTGTTTATTTACATAATAGCCATTGGCCTTCTTATTATTGTCCTTTTTATGCCTCCTATAAGAAATGCTCGCTCCTGGTTTGTATTTTCTTTTTTTTCCTTTCAGCCATCTGAGCTTGCAAAGATTTCTACAATAATTATGCTTTCTCTCTACCTAAAGGATAAGCAAGGGAGGCTTTGTTCCCTATCCTCCTTTCTATGCCCCATTATTATTATCCTTATTCCTGTATTCTTAATCTTGCTCCAACCTGATATAGGCTCATCCCTTATCTTCTTTCCCATCTTTTTTTCTTGTGTTTATATTTTAGAGCCAAATAGGGCTATTTTTTATTTAATCTTTTCTTTTTTCGTCCTTTTTGCTCTCTCTACAATATTCTTTTCCTGGTTTTTCTTTAAAGGATATGGGTTTAAATCCATTTTTATCTTAATTTCTATAATAGCCTTTTTAAGCTTTCTCTTTTGCAATTATATTAAGAAAAGCAGGGCATCTATTATCATCTTTTTTGTTATAACTTTATCTTTAATAAGCTCAGTTTTTGCCTCAGCTATCCTCAAGG
Encoded proteins:
- the rodA gene encoding rod shape-determining protein RodA translates to MKKNLNLHLVIFVLLLTGIGIITLYSTTSTWKDVLWKKQLIWAIIGIILCLLMTLIDYSILKIKGLFIYIIAIGLLIIVLFMPPIRNARSWFVFSFFSFQPSELAKISTIIMLSLYLKDKQGRLCSLSSFLCPIIIILIPVFLILLQPDIGSSLIFFPIFFSCVYILEPNRAIFYLIFSFFVLFALSTIFFSWFFFKGYGFKSIFILISIIAFLSFLFCNYIKKSRASIIIFFVITLSLISSVFASAILKDYQRKRLLVFLNQSFDPLGAGYNIIQSKIAIGGAGVFGAGFLKGPQSHLGFLPERASDFIFSVYAEEWGFAGVFFLILLFFLLTTTGLKIARSCGDPFGSLLACGISTMIAVAGFINIGICCGILPVTGIPLPFISYGGSSLLINMLSIGILLSINKWAR